The genome window ACACGCTGTTGTGCGTATCACAAGATATTAAGTGTAGAatccatttcaggtttttcactcttATTCGAGTGATTCTGTGCGACACACGCATAGTGTCTataattcacatcctagccttgtattttgtgtattagcctgtatttaatgtatctgctttgtgttatatgctgtttgtattgaatgtgctctgccctgtatttcactgtatttaatgtatctgctttgtgttatatgctgtttgtattgagtgtgctctgccctgtatttcactgtatttaatgtatctgctttgtgttatatgctgtttgtattgagtgtgctctgccctgtatttcactgtatttaatgtattatgcattgatcctcactatcttgtaaagcgctttgttgGTAGAGCACTATGAAAAGGCTCTatagaaaataaattgatttGCGTTTAGATCCATTGTCGGTACACTTGCTCATTGGACATCAATCCTATATGGAATATTCATGGATACAGAATATTCCATACAGCTTACCACACTAAGTTTAAAGCCACGCACAATGCTAGACTTCAAAGCGTAAATGATTTCTTTGAACCATCTGTGAATTGGAAAGTGCAACAGGACTCTTATTTCCACGGCTGGTCTAGCGGGACCTCCTGAGCGCCCTGGTGTCATGCTGTGCTTTTTTACCGCGTCTGTAGTCAGGCGCTTCTCTTCCACGTCTGAACCGGTGATGGGACGCTCTAGGAGCGTAGCGGCGGCGTGCATCGGGCATGGGGCACTGCTCAGTGgcacagcacgcacacacactgctgtcTCCGTCCACAGACTTCCACCTTCAAACGAGAAGTCCAGTTAATAAATTATCCATTGAAGAAATTGGTTAATAAGACCTATACATTTGTGTAAACAGAGAATTCTACAATAAAACAGCTCTACAGTTGATCAACCAACTGCTTTTTCATatgtatataaattaataaacaccCCATTTCAATCGACtacaacattgattttaaaataggAAGTTGAGTTTATCAATGACTAAGTATTTCTAATGATTGATCCGGACTCTGATACAGAGCGGTTTGGGAATTCTCCAGGACACATTGTTGCATCCTGTTCTAAATTTAGCacatgttttatagttatggattaaTTGGAGGATTTTAATacaaaggggtgggggggggttcaATAGGTGTGGATGTGGCTGATTGACCACTAACTGTGAGGGACATCCTTTTAGGATTAAGCGGAACTTCCCTGCGATAACAGACGGTGAAGATGGATGTCCGTTACCTAACCACTATCCTGACTAGAAACTTGCAGTACGCACGAATTTTGcagtcctggggggggggggggggggttactgggGGCTGCAGAAACGACTTTCTCGTCCCGAAATAACTCTCCCAGTTACCTCTGGTTCAGCGAGGTCACTTTCATCCAGCAGGTGATGAAGATCTGGCAAGGAGGAAGAGAAAAGTCAACCATCACAAACTCATCTCCATTCACTCAGGATTAAGAAGGGTTCAGGAATGGAAAGTAAAGAACTGGCACCATTATAAATAGATTCGTGGATCAGATTTCATTGCCTAGTAAATTCAGCTCAAATTAGAGACAGGAGTGGAGTGTCGATGCTGAAATACGCCAATCGCTATAGACTTAGGTTAGTGTCCACGCAGCTTCTCGGCTTCGTGTTCCGAAGGTTCACTTTTCTTCGTAGATACGTGGTGATGAAGAATTTGCAAGGACTCTAAACCCCCCGCCAAGTCCTCACATATAACCTCCttcaaggggggtggggggggggggggctatgcatcacaactgaaaATCTGAACCCCCCCCCCTAAGATATACGAAAGTGTATAAGGATCAGATTTTCATTTAAGTACGTAAAGTTGCTTAAAAGTAAATTAGAGacggggtggggggagggggggggtgggggggggggggggggaggggggggggtgggggggtggtggctATAGCGGTAGTGTTGTAGGAACTTCCtgggacctcgtttgtttgacatctcatccaaaggacagagcacaaggctCCCGCCAGACTTTCCTCTGAACGGTAAGTCCCCAAGTGTGGTGTGTGCTCCTAAGTAACAGTGGCACTCATGTGATCGCTCGGAGCACACCCTAAGCTTGTGAGGACCAGCATTTTTCTGAAAGACAATGGAAGAGATGATTCGAACCTCCTGGTATAAAGACTTTCTCTAAACATTGGACTAGCAAGCCTCCTGTTCTCATTGCAGACAGTGTTAGCTGGGGGCTGCGCTGGAATATTCACCGAGCTCAGGGTCTCTTTGAAGAAGAGGAAGGCCTGGATTCTGAACCGCAGCTTCCCGGGATCTTGATCGGAATATTGGAAGGAAGCGGATGAGCTGGCTTGGGTCCCATCCATCAGGCAGCTGACAGGGAGAAGGAATACAGAACACAGCCATTGACACGGGTTCAAATACAGAAGATAAGCACTTTAAAACACAGCCAGAACCAGCAAACTCCTGGTTCCTAATAACCAATATTAACaggacttcattgaggggagctctgaaccccaggactgggtgcagcagcagcagcagggctagtgtgagtttgtaaccctgctcaaactcctggctcctgatcattgcaatattaataataataacagacttcattgaggagtttctaaccctgctcaaactcctgcctcctgatcattgcaatattaataataataacagacttcactgaggggagctctgaacccctgactgtgtgcagcagcagcagggcagtttgtaaccctgctcaaactcctgtctcctgatcattgcaattaataataataataacagacttcattgaggggagctctgaaccccaggactgggtgcagcagcagcagcagggctagtgtgagtttctaaccctgctcaaactcctgcctcctgatcattgcaatattaataataacagacttcattgaggggagctctgaaccccaggactgggtgcagcagcagcagggctagtgtgagtttgtaaccctgctcaaactcctggctcctgatcattgcaatattaataataataacagacttcattgaggggagctctgaaccccaggactgggtgcagcagcagcagggctagtgtgagtttgtaaccctgctcaaactcctggctcctgatcattgcaatattaataataataacagacttcattgaggggagctctgaaccccaggactgggtgcagcagcaggagATAAAACCTCCGTGTAACGTCCTTCGGCCGGCTAGTGTGGGGTTGGTAACCCGAGCTGGATACGGTGTTCGGTAGCGCGACGAGACTAATAACGCCCTATTGACAATTATTGCAACTTGGGGTCCCTGGACCAAGACGTCGGTACCTTAGCTCCGGCGTTTTTATTAGTCCACCTTCACATTGGGACCCCTGGAGTTTTGTtacaaactcctggctcctgatcattgcaatattaataataataacagacttcattgaggggagctctgaaccccaggactgggtgcagcagcagcgcTGTTAGTGAGAATTTATTACCAGAAACTTCACATGGTAGAATTAAACATGCAACTGCAGGAAACAGGTCACATTAATATTCCTCACCCATTGTGATCGATAATCACGTATCTAGGTTTGGAGTTCACGTCAGAGCTGAGCGTAGCCACACAGCGGTCCACGAACAGCCTCATGGGAAGGTGGTTCTGGGTGTCGACGGACGCTTCGAGATTGATGACCTCTTCAAGGTAGAAGTAGTTGGAAGTCCTCGGAGCGCTCCAATCATCTTAAGACACGAAAACAAATTGGAATTAATAGGCAGCTTGAATTTCAGGATTAAAGACAATGGAATATACGtctcaatttaaaattgtatttctcaTGCAAATCGGAAACCATACAAAATGATACCACAAGTctataccagaagccataatagtacttaATGTTAGATTGATTTTAAGTTAAAAAGATGCACTTCTTTAATGTCAGTTTTTCAGTCAAGCAAGTAAAGTTCCCCCCACgcatgaagctgagggagttcattctatatagagggggtgcaattcaatatgttaacaagggaacattattcagcagctttcactggactctatgaagctgagggagttcattctatatagagggggtgcaattcaatatgttaacaagggaacattattcagcagctttcactggactatgaagctgagggagttcattttaggggatgcaaaacttaACCCGAGCTGTACAATATAAAAACCGCGAGCTGTCTAATAGCCTCTCGCTCACGTACCGGTCATGATGCCGAGCTGGAAGTCCAGCACGTTCTCTGCAGATTTGGTTGACGTGAATGATGCCCAGGTTGGCACGATGGCGTTGCTGCTGACATTAGCCctcctggaacacacacacacgtggatTTTGCAGATTTATATGGATAGAGAAACATTAGATCTATACACACACCGGATCATAACCTCCTCTCGCTGCAAGTAGCCTCCACAGAACATTCTCTTACCGGTCGTAGACGCATTCTATAAGAACCGCAACCGGGGAACTCCTGACGATCACAGAGTCCGGAGACGGAGGGACGCCGTAGTGAAGCGTGTTAGAGTAGACCATGCTGTCCGCAGTCATCTAATAAATGAAAAAGAGACACTAGCACTGTAGTCCCTCCCAACCACACCCCCACTGAAATGCACAGTGCGCTCAAAACCTGGTGTTTTTGGGGTGCAGGCACCAGGACAATTGCGCAAGAGGACCCGAACCCCGTAGACCGAGTTACCTTATCTACAGAGTAGATAAATGACCAGTGTCGCCTTCCACCTTAAAAGCACCAGTTCTATATTTAAACGCTATCGCTCACCATTAGCGTGCTTCCACACTCTTGCAGCCGGACATCGAAGATAATGACGCCCGCCACTGAATCCAGGGATGTGTGCGCGCATCTCTCCCGGTCTCCGAGCGTCAGGGAAGCTGGGTCGATCGGGACCCCGTTCATGAACAAGTCCAGGTTCGCCTTCACCGTCATCCTGGCTTCCCCGCATTCCACATCCACAGTACCCATATCGCGAAGCTGCCCGGGTCCCACCGGCAGCACACGAAGGGGAACGGGAGAGACCCGAGGGTCGACTGTGGGAGGCAGGGTTTCGAAACGCGGAGGGAAAGGCGGTCGGTGCGTCCCCAGGTAGGTAGAGGGGACGTGCTTGAACTGCGGCCGCAAGCCGAAGAGGTTGAACCCGGGTATTAGTTTGCTGTACAGACGCTGTCCCGGCACGGCGTGTTTTTTCGTTGCAGCCGTGGTCAGCCGCCTGTAATAATGTTGATAGGACCGCCGGGTGGGTCTCTTCTCCAAATTTCGGAATAAGTCGAAGTTCCAGCCATACGTCAGTCCCGCCGCAAACAACACGAAGCAAAACAAGTAAACAACACGACGACTCATTCtcatatagaaatatatatatatatatattggtgatTCTCCAAATTATCCCGCAGCACGTCTCCCAAGTGAAAACCCGGCACGGCATTCACGCCACCTTCTTATAGGGAGCGTTCCGCCCAAGCGATCACAGAACTGAGGTTATTAACTAATTAGCAGGGATACAATAAGTATTCccggctgtttttttttaaattgctcttatAGTCAAAGTCGCTCTTTAATTATTTAGTGCGTGCTTTATTTTGCTCATTTGAATTTGGTCTACtgattgcattgtattttataacgGCTCTTATCTGTAATGGGGTATTAgattataaatacataagtaaaaaaaataatccattcctggtttttgttccaaccctgttctataAATTGTTAACCTGAAGTAAATAAACCTCCATTTCAGCCTCCattaaaaccaggagtggaattaaaaccaggagtggaatgTTGCCCCCCCAGGACCGGGATCGGAGACCCGCTGGCGTAGTGTTATTAGTCGTAGTGTTAACAATGCATTAAAAGCGCTTAGTTGTAacataaaaactacatttcccagactCCCCTGCGGTTCGGCATCAATCCTCTAATAGGTTTAAAGTCACAGCCGTTCTCGGGGCAGATTAGAGATTGCATCTTTGAGAAAATTCGGCAGCAGCGCGATGCCACTCAAAAGACAAGGTGAGCTttagtttcagtgtgtgtgtgtgtgtgtgtgtgtgtgtgtgtgtgtgtgtgtgtgtgtgtgtgtgtgtgtgtgtgtgtgtgtgtgtgttgtgtgtgtatatgtatatacatatatatatgttatgtcaTGTGTATGCAGATAatgtggtgtgtatgtatgtatatataatgtgtgtgtgtgtgtgtgtgtgtgtgtaattaattcGTTCGACATACAGGGACGTAGAAGCAATTGTCTCACAACAAAACGGAGTTAAGCAAGCCTTTGAAATTGACTAACTACCAGGGCTGTCGACCAGTGATCGACCCatggacccaagggacttttttcgacctgaaaaaagaaacaacggacaggggtcacaagtggagattagataaaggggcattcagaccagaaaataggaggcactttttcacacacagaattgtgagggtctggaaccgactccccagtaatgctgttgaagccgacaccctgggatccttcaagaagctgcttgatgagagttaTATTCTAAGAGTGCCTCAAAGTGTAAGAGAGAGTAATAAATGATAGTTTAGCATATCAAAATGCATtctgaatgtttattttatggcAGGCCAGCGTTCATTATCCAGGACCCAAAAGCAGAACGACAGCGGTCCTTGCTGGTGTAATTTGATACGTGCCTTACATTTAGAACCTCTTTGAActcttatgctttaccagacctctctgtgctttaccagacctctctgtgctttgcaatgcttccctatgctttaccagacctctgtgctttacaatgcttccctatgctttaccacacctctctgtgctttacaatgcttccctatgctttaccacacctctctgtgctttacaatgcttccctatgctttaccagacctctctgtgctttacaatgcttccctatgctttaccagacctctctgtgctttacaatgcttccctatgctttaccagacctctctgtgctttacaatgcttccctgatgctttaccagacctctctgtgctttacaatgcttccctatgctttaacagacctctctgtgctttacaatgcttccctatgctttaccagacctctctgtgctttacaatgcttccctatgctttaccagacctctctgtgctttacaatgcttccctatgctttacaatgctctctgtgctttacaatgcttccctatgctttaccagacctctctgtgctttacaatgcttccctatgctttaccagacctctctgtgctttacaatgcttccctatgctttaccagacctctctgtgctttacaatgcttccctatgctttaccagacctctctgtgctttacaatgcttccctatgctttacaatgctctctgtgtttgctgtgctttctTCAGGATGACTGTGGGTCTGGTTGTTTTGTTTCCCCGCACCCAGATACCCAGAAGGCCCTGCAGCTGATGGAGGAGTGTCGTTCAGTGGCCAGGGACGAGAGGTTCCGGGTTCGAGCAGAGAAACTGCTCACCATCTTCCAGAGTGATCTCTTTCAAGCACTGCTGGGTAcgccacacgcacacgcacacgcacacgcacacgcacatgcacacgcacacgcgcacacatccacgcacgcgcacgcacacacacgcaataTATCACACCATTggtcaattacagttcaattatatTTGTCATTCGATTTCTTATTTTTAACCAGTTTTCAGTGACACCCCTCCCGTCCCCCCTCCCCACGCAGCACGCCAGTGCGTTTCTCAAGATTGAACCCCAAAAaccagcccccaccccccctaaAAATAATCACCAGCTGTAGAGACTGGTACCACCCAGATCTAATGCACCATTTCGGGGTGTCCTTGGTGGCCAGCCCTCTCCTGCAGGGCTTGGTTCAACCCCAGAGCAGGCTATATTAAGACACTAATCCAAGCTTAGGTAATTAAGAGCCTCAGCAGTTGGGCAGTGGTGGTTTGTATTGGAAAAGTTGCATCACAAAATGAAGTGCATTTAAACCAGGAAAGCTACTGTCAGCCAGGCTTTACAGATCTATTGTGTAACGCTGTGTCAGTAATATCGCAATCTGCCATCATTAAAAACGACATCCTCACTCTCCAATCTTATTCGTGCTTCATTTGAGAAAGATTTACACTTGGATAATTCTCGGAACCtgactcattaaaataaattcactTTCATTCGCCGTTCTAAGTTTACATTTCTGACGCGCTATCATGTCCCAGGCCATAGGGGGGCGCTGTGGCGAAACGCCGATCGGCCAGCACACCACCTAAACTTGAGAGTCAATTCATTAGTTTTGATATAGCGAGTACGTGTGAGGCTGTAAGGTACGGGTGTGAGTCGGGTGTCTTGCTGTCCTTACTGTGTGTTCTTTATTCACAGATATTCAAGAATTTTATGAGCTGACCGTCTGTGAAAACCAGCTGTCTGGACTTCCCGGGATCTCTGCAGAGGTACGGTCcacttttgaccagagctgtagTCTTGTTGTTGAGgtagaatcactgggatccttcaagacccaGGAGAGATGTAGTAACTGGGTCAGTCCAGAGGAGGGCAGTAGAGAGAGTTTCCTCACTCGTTCCCCAGCAACAAATGTAAGAGGGTGCAGTTTCAGAAAGCATCCAGGAGGGTGCAGTACAGAACCACTGAAGTGACGTTTTAAGCCTATAGAACTGTAAGAACAAGAAGTCTTACAATATGCcagattctcttttctttatttattcacaaacagtGCCCACACAGAATAAATAGTGTCATGATTGTAGACCCGTCGTAGTTTTgcatcatatatatacacacacacacacacacacacacacacacacacacacacacagcggggtgtaattcagtatgttaaggtaacattattcagcaggtttcattagactttatgaagcaaaacaagTTCACTCTGCACTAGAATCTCAATTCTCAGTTATAATCCCACAGGCTCTTGCACTATTGATAGCTCTCAAGTGCTTTAGTGATGCACCATTGCTCTGCTGCCTGGAGGGTGGAGTGCTGCACTTTCCCATTATGGCCTCTGTTTACTGCAGGAGcatcaacaccccccccccccgcagtgtGCACAGTGGTACAGTCCGCTTTATTAAAGCGACAATGTCACTTACAGATAACGACCTCGTGCAGAACAATCAATCTTCATGTAATTCTGATAAGAAGCAATACCGGATCATCAGAAGGGTCTCTGAGCTCCTGTACACACCTGCCTGCAGGAACGCATCGGTGACTCACAGACCCCAGTTCTGAGAACACAGAGACCGTTCTGTGGTTCTGAGAACCccgagccagttctgaggttctgAGTTCCAGTTCTAAAAGGCTGCACTGTCTACCAGGTTCAGTCTGGGTAtggacagcagtgtgcaaatctaGCAGCTCAAGATGTGTCCCTGATCTCCTTTATATAACTGCCTGCATGAGAACACGTCCTTTTCTCTGTAGTGTTTTTAATTCTTGCATGTGTGGGcctgttaaagtcatcaattaaatcaaaACTAATTCACAGTTCCACTGGTGCGCTTTCATATGCCGAGCGCACCAGCACACCGAGGTGTTAGAACACATTTCGCAGTCTGATAACTGTCTCGCCGGCATGCCCTGGGTCAGTGCTCTGTTACCAGAGTACAGCCCGCTGCTCTAAAGAACAGGATTGGTCCGATCTCAAGTTGTGTCCTCGCCGGATTGAGATCACGCGTTTTCAGCGCCGACCTGCAGACGCCTCCTCTGGGAACAGAGTGCTGAGCCCAGGCAGCGGCGAGGACCGCTCTCCTGTCTTCCAGGGTCGTCGGAGATTAATATCGCTTGACCTGGAAGAGTCTGGACACAAGTGTTTCATCTCCACCCCTAgttaaaaccaggactggatcaaagcGCTATGCAATGGATTTTGGTTCAAACTTGAGTCCGTTTTGAAAGAAGCGttgaaaagctgtttttaaaaatataatttctggggagcgtgtatttttattttttttaaaaggattttaaacTTAATCAGTTCTCCTACTCGCATCCTTCTTGTGACTGGGtggataatttttttattttttatttttcagttagtCATTGTCAGAAAGAATAACAAATTATAAAACCTAAAAACATGtgccccctccatcccccacccACCTTTTATTCACAAGAAACAAACTGCTGGTTTTAATTCCCTTAAGCAGCAGTGAAAGGCCTACTTCAGATATTGATAGCAGTAGCCATCcttcgtttctctctctctcgctctctcgatCTCATTTTTTTCTCTGTCGCCTCACTCaatcaccctctctctctctctctctctctctctcttactcacACACACCacgctttctctctctcgctctctctcatttttttttttgcctcactcaatcaccctctctctctctcacgcacgcttcttctctccctctctctctctctctctctctctctcacacacacacacgctttctctccctctctctctctctctctctctctctctcacacactcgcTGTTTCGTTTCTTCACTCCCTGCTTGCATTCCACTCTCCTTCCTTCCTCGCTTTTCCAAATGCttccatctttttttcttttcggACAAAAAGATTTGCctttctccctcctctccctccctccctctctctctctctctctctcaatacagacacacacagcaacacatgGAACCCGAGCGGTCActcgcgcacgcacgcacacacatgctcACTCATACATGCTGAACTAAACAGACCCCCGTCCTCCCCCTTCTTTTTCCGCCCCCCAATACAGACACACCCAGCAACACAATTGAACCCTGCGATGGAGTTTAGGGCTGCACTGACGCCCTTCGGGAGGAATCACCACACTCTCTCCCGTCCCCCTTTTTCCTCCACAAAAATcacctcctctctccctccccccctctctccccgtctccctctatctctctctctctccccccccaaaaaaaggacAGAATTCAAATTACAGTTGTGAAGGGTTTCCCAACCCTTGTGTAGAGCCACCTGTTCCTCTACAAAACAATGGACTGTCTTTGCATTGTCACAACCAAGGTaggacttttttttctgtctctctgaTTCCTCTGGAGTCAAATCCATACgctggtttgtgttttattaagctgtgtgtgtgtgagagagaagggggtggggggagagatAGGGGTAGCTTAAATATTTTGGCGTTGGCAGCTTTTGCTGTCTTTTTCTCTATGTTTGTGTATGCATATGTTTTCTGCATTTCCTCAAAAGCTTGGTCTCTTGATCTTGACTGTGGCCTATAGACTTTAGAAAGGGATTAGGGATTGAGgttgagggggggaggggggtgttatTCCATGATCCTTCAGCTTGTTCTTGAAAGTCCAAGTactccttttacaaaaaaaaaaaaagatttctcttGCATATTGCTCTGATGTTACCAGATCGAAGCACACACTGTTGCCATGGCATCGGCACAATCGATTtctggtatgtgtgtgtgtgtgtgtgtgtgtgtgtgtgtgtgattttttctgtttcttttttgtgaGTTTAGCGAAAGCAGTCTCAGTACCATGCCGGGCTGTCGGACAGCGGCCTTTCTCGCTGGCTTTTGCACTGAGCCGGTTTCCTGTTTCAAATCCGGGAGGGGGTTTTCTGGGATTTTCTGAGGCTAGCTCTGCTCGGTCCTCCTGCCGCCTTGCCGTTACACTGAAGGAATTTAGCATCCCCGCTTCGCAGAGAACAACTGGCTGGGTCTGCTGGGCTGTAGAAGCGAGAGTTTGGCGTAAacttgaattttaggattaaaaaaaagatatatatatatcaatgtgaTTTAGATaattttttaacatcatgtaatcaaagagagCCATAATGGTGGTACAGTAATATTGAGTATGACTCACCACAACCACACACCACT of Polyodon spathula isolate WHYD16114869_AA chromosome 48, ASM1765450v1, whole genome shotgun sequence contains these proteins:
- the LOC121306467 gene encoding zona pellucida sperm-binding protein 3-like, giving the protein MRMSRRVVYLFCFVLFAAGLTYGWNFDLFRNLEKRPTRRSYQHYYRRLTTAATKKHAVPGQRLYSKLIPGFNLFGLRPQFKHVPSTYLGTHRPPFPPRFETLPPTVDPRVSPVPLRVLPVGPGQLRDMGTVDVECGEARMTVKANLDLFMNGVPIDPASLTLGDRERCAHTSLDSVAGVIIFDVRLQECGSTLMMTADSMVYSNTLHYGVPPSPDSVIVRSSPVAVLIECVYDRRANVSSNAIVPTWASFTSTKSAENVLDFQLGIMTDDWSAPRTSNYFYLEEVINLEASVDTQNHLPMRLFVDRCVATLSSDVNSKPRYVIIDHNGCLMDGTQASSSASFQYSDQDPGKLRFRIQAFLFFKETLSSIFITCWMKVTSLNQRWKSVDGDSSVCACCATEQCPMPDARRRYAPRASHHRFRRGREAPDYRRGKKAQHDTRALRRSR